GGCGAGCCGCCCACGGCGGTACTGACACGCCTGGGTCTGGAGTTGGAGCAACTCGATGAGCTGGTGGAGGCCTGCCTCCATGAGCGTCAGGGACTGGATGCAATGGCGCGACAGCTGGCGGCCTGAGCGGCATTCTGCGCCGGATTATTCTCCCTGCCGCGTCCGCGGCGGAAAGCGCTGCGGCTCCAGCCGCCAGCGCCGCGGCCCGGCGATCAGTACGATGAAGGACGGTCCGCCGTGGGTGCGGCTGCGACCCGCTGCCCCGGGGTTGATCACCCAGGGTTCGGCCGCATCGTCGCAGGTCAGGCGATGGCTGTGGCCATAGACGATGGCCCGGGCGCGCGGATAACGGCCTCGCAGTCGCTGGTGGCGCTGCGCCGCGCTGCGGCACTGGTGTCCGTGAACCGCCACCAATTCGCCCCCGGGCAGCGCCAGTGCGATCTCCCACTGCAGGTTGTCCAGCTGCATCCGTTCAGCCGCCGGCCATTTCGCGGGTATATCATTGTTGCCGCGAATGGCGACCACTTCACCCGAGCGCGGCCGCAGCTGATCGAGCACCTGCGCGCTGCCGATGTCACCGGCATGCACCGCCAGGTCGCAGCGCGCAACCCGTTCGGCGATGCGCGGGTCCAGGTAACCATGGGTGTCGGCGAGCAGGGCAATGCGCATGCCGGCGCTAGCGGGGATTGAGAGCAAGTTCACCGCGCTGGCTGAACGGCAGCGGGGCGCGCAGGCCCTGCAGGCTGATGCTGCCTTCCAGGGCATAGCTGAAGGCCTCGCCGTCGCCGGGGCTGCGCAGCTGTTCGTAGATGCGCAGCAGGTTGCTGACCACGCTCACCGTGATTACCTGCTCGCCGTAGGCGGGCAGCGTTTCCAGATCGCGGCTCACGCCGGTGGCGAACTCGCGACCGTTGAGAAGCAGCCGGTAGCTCATCCCGCTGATGGGCAGATCGAAGTTGTTCGGGTTCTGGATGCGCAGGTGCAGGAGATAGCGTTGCTCGAACAGGGTGGCTTCGACCAGCTGCAGGTTGTTCAGGCTGACGCTGGGTGCCTCGGGCCGGGTGAGAAAATGACTGCAGCCGGCAAGAAGCAACAGCAGGGCGAGAGCCGGCAGCGAACAGCGATGGGAGCGGCAGCGGGGCATGGCGACGTCCTCGTCAGTGCGGATTGTCCGCAATTGTTCGCGGACCCTGTCGCCGGGATAATAAACGAGGACGGGGCCGGTTGCAGCCCCGCGGGCGGGAGCAGGAACGGGGCGCGACGGCCCTATTCGTCAGCGAAGACGTCGAACAGATGCTGGCGCAGCAGTTCGGCTTCGCGGCGTTCTTCCAGGCGGCGCCGGGCAACGGCCTGACGCAGTGCGTTGGAACTCACCTTGCCCTTGTGTTTCCTGGCCGGTGCAGTCGATGAAACAGAGGTGGTATGACGTTTCGGGCTCATGGCGTCCTCCCCGGTTGCTGGGTCGAAACGGCAAGTACACGCACACTTTCATGGTGGCGTCATGAGTTGTATCGGTCAAGCCCGGAGCCGGCTTTAGGCCGGCGTGCAGATTTACCTGTTCAACCGCCCGGACAGGGCGCGCTGCGGCGGCGATTGCCGCGGGACTCAGCCGCGTTCGCGCTGCTGTCGGTCCAGTTCCGCGCGGTCGGCTTCCGACAGGTAGGGGGAATCGCCGAACATGGCGTTCTCGTCCTCCTCGCGCTTGTCGGTCGCGGCCTCGGTTGATGCCTTTGTCGCCGATTCCGCGCCGACCTGCGGGCTGTTCTCATTGCGACGTTCCGCCAGCTGCGGTCGTGTCTCGGGATTCTGCAGTGCGGGCGGCTGCTCGCCGCACAGATCCTGTGAGCTGGCGGCCAGATGCCGATAGACCTCGCGGTAGCGTTCGGTCATGTCCTCGAACAGTTCCGCGGTCTTCTGGAAATGCTGGTTGACCTTCTGCTTGTACTGGTCGAGTTCCTCGCGGCTGCGCTCCAGTTCGGCCTGCAGGCTGCGGGCCCGGGAGTCCTGATTCAGCCACAGATAACTCACCAGAAATCCGCTTACCAGACCGAGCAGCAGCGCGATCAGCAACAGTGACCAGAAGGTGAACTCGTTGATGGCTTCCATGTTGCTCCTTAATTGTTGTCTGTCTGTGAGGTGAGGGTGCGCCTGATCTGTTCCGGAACAGGGTCGAGCAGGGCGCCGTCGGCGCCGATTCGCGGGTAGGGCAGTCCCAGGCCGTCATAGCGCTGCGCCAGGCGTGGATACCCCCAGCGGAACAGCAGCCGTGCCCGCAGTTCCGGATCAAGACGGGGTGTGTCATAGCAGCCCGCCTGTTCGCGCTGGCGCTGTGCCTCATAGAGTATCACTGCCGCGGCCACGGAGACATTCAGCGACGCGACCATGCCCGTCATGGGGATGGTGATTTCGGCGTCCGCCAGCGCCAGGGCCTGGCCGCTGACGCCGTATTTTTCCGTACCCATGAGGATTGCGGTCGGTCTGCTGTAGTCGATCCGGCGGAAGTCGCGGGCGCGCTCCGACAGGTGAGCGGCGACCACCTGGAAGCCGCGCGCCTGCAGGGCATCGACCGCATCGGCGGTGGCGGCATGGTTGTGGACCCGAACCCATTTCTGACTGCCCATGGCCGTGCCCTTGCGGCTGCGGTAAGGACGTTCGGGACTGACCGCATGCATGTCCAGCACCCCCACGGCATCGGCTGTGCGCTGGATCGCGGACAGATTGTGGGGTTTATGCACGCCTTCCAGGATCAGGGTCAGGTCGGGCTGGCGGCGGTCGAGTACTTCGATGATGCGTTGATAACGGGCAGGGGTCATGGGTTGGTTTCATGCAGTATGTTTGATGTATATTAAATGAATAAAATATAGTGATGTATTCATTATACTGCCCGGACCCCTCCCGGTCCCGGAGGGAGGGGTTTGTGCGGGCGGTAAGCTCTGAGGCCTGAAGATGAAAGCGATTGCACGTGTGCTGGGCATCGATGCCGATACCACCGGTCATATGGAGAAACTGATCTCCGGTGTGGGCGGTTTTGTCGGGATCATCTGTATTATGTGGCTGACCGCGCCACTGGCCGATGCCCGGGGTTTTCCACTGATCATTGCTTCCATGGGAGCTTCGGCGGTACTGCTGTTCGCCGCACCGCACGGCAAGCTGTCCCAGCCCTGGAACCTGCTCGCCGGGCACGGCGTATCGGCCGTGGTCGGCGTATTCGTCGCCCAGCAGGTCGAGCCGTTGCTGCTGGCCGGCTCCCTGGCGGTTGGCGGTGCAATCACGGTGATGTACTACCTGCGCGCCACCCACCCGCCGGGCGGTGCCACGGCGCTGGTGGCCGTGATCGGCGGAGAGCCCATCCGCGAACTGGGCTACCTGTATGCCCTCACTCCCATCCTGGTCAATGCCGTGATCATCCTTGCCGTTGCCGTGCTGGTGAACGCCGCATTTCACTGGCGGCGTTATCCCCCCGGCCTGTACCAGCTGTTCGAGCGGAGTCAGGCGCATGCCGTTGCCGCGCCGCCGGCTTCGGATCTCGCGGACTTCGATCTGGAAGATCTGGACTATGCCCTGGGGCGCATCGGTTCCTATATCGATGTCAGCGAGGACGATCTCGCCACCATCTACCGCCTGGCACGGGAACATGCTGATACCCGGCACGTCCCGCTCGATTCCATCCGCGTCGGGAGTTACTACTCCAACGGTGACTATGGCCACCACTGGTCGGTACGCCAGGTGGTGGATACCGACGAGCGCCCCGACGGCAAGGGCCTGGTGATCTACAAGACCGTGGCTGGCAGGAACCGCCGTCAGAGCGGGACCTGCACCCGGGACGAATTCGCCCGCTGGGCGAAATACGAGGTATTTCTCAACGAGAACTCCTGGCAGCGGGTTACGTAGCCTTCTCTGATCGTGTGTCCTCCGCCTCGCAGCCGTCAGATGACCCGATTGCGGCTGTCGCCCGCCTGAAACGCCTCGATGTTGGCCTGCAGTTCGTCGATCAGACGCTGGCGTGCCTCGCGCGCGGCCCAGGCCACGTGCGGGGTGACGATCAGGTTGGGCAGGTCGGCGGTGAGCAGCGGATGCCGTGCCGGCGGCGGTTCACTGGCCAGCACGTCCAGCGCCGCGCCGCCCAGCTGCCCTGACTGCAGGGCCGCGAGCAGGGCGTCTTCATCCACGATGCCGCCGCGGGCGGTATTGATCAGCAGGGCGTGCCGCGGCATGCGCCGCAGTGCTGCCGCATCGATCAGTCCCTGCGTATGCGGCGTCAACGGGCAGTGCAGGGAAAGCACATCCGCCGTTTGCAGTACCGTGGGGAAAGGCGTGCGCCCGGGGCGCGGCTGCGCTGCCCCCGGACGTTCACTGATCAGTACATGCATGCCGAAGGCCTCGCCCAGCCGCGCCACGGCATGCCCCAGTTCCCCGTAGCCCACGATGCCCAGCGTTCGCCCGGCCAGTTCCCCGACCGGATAGTCCAGCACGCAGAAGTGCAGCGACTGCGACCATGTGTCGCGTGCCGCCCGGCGGTGCTCGCTCAGCCGCCGCGTCAGGCTCAGGATCAGAGCGAAGGTGTGTTCGGCCACGGACGGCGTGGCGTAGGCGGTGACATTGCATACCCCGATCCCGAGCCGGCGCGCGGCCTCGAGATCCACATTGTTGGTCCCGGTGGCGGCCACGCAGATCAGCTGCAGCCGGCTGGCCGCGAGTGCATCGGCATCCAGCGGGCACTTGTTGGTAATGGCAAGATCGCGCCCGGACAGACGCGCCGCCAGTTGATCCGGTCGGGTATGGTCGTGCAACTCCCACGCGGGCAGGCTGGCCAGCAGGCCATCCAGGCGCAGATCGCCGGGATGCAGGCTGTCAAGATCGAGGATCACGCCTTTGCGGCAGGCTGGGGTATCCATGGTCCTGTTCGGGCTTGGCTCATGGTCTGATTGTAACACTCGCGCCGGTGCCCCGGACATCAAGCTTCACGCCCGTCGGCCGATATCGGGGTCAACCGGACACCCTTCGTGGAACGAGCGCGGCAGACACGCGCAGCCTGACAGGAGAACGACAATGCACTGGCTCATGGGGAGCATTCGTAACAAGTTGCTACTGATTTCCGGCGGCGGCACCCTGCTGCTGCTGCTGGCGAGTTTCTTCGGGTTCGGGCAACTCAACGGGGCCATCGAGCGTTACCACCAGCTCAACGATGTTGAACTCATTCACGAACGTCTGGCTCAGCAGCTGGAATTGAGCTATCGGGAACAACAGCTGGCCTGGAGTCGGCTGCTGCTGCAGGCCGGCAGTGTCACGGAGCTGGAACGTCACTGGCTCGACTATCAGGCACTGGCGCAACGGGTGCGCGAGCAGGCCGACATCCTGGCCACGGAGATGGACGACTCCGAGATCCTGAGCCGTATCGAGGCCTTTCAGACCGATTATGAGCAGTGGGTTGCCGATCAGCATGCAGCGCTGCAGCTGCTGCGTCAGAACGGATTTGATGCTGATCGGGCGGGATTGACCACTGCCGCGGCAGACCAGCAGTTGACCACTCAGCTCGTTGGCCTGATCACCACCCTGCAGGACCGTACCCTGCAGACCAGTACGGCGGCCCGGGAGTCTGCCCGCGAAGGCTACCATCTCAGCCTCGGACTGATGGCAGTGGTGGTCGCGGTTGCAGCGGTCCTGTTCTTTGTCGGGGTGCAGACCCAGATTATCCGCCCGGCCCAGCATCTGGCCACCCGGCTCAAGGCCATCGCGACCGGGGATTTCACCGTCTCGGTGGATGTCACCCAACGTGACGAACTGGGTCAGATCGCCGATGCGGTGCGTGAGATCTGCGGTCACCTGGGCGAGATGGTGGGTGAGTTTTCACGCGTGTCCGCCACCCTGACCGGGGCCGCCGAGCAGCTGGCAGTGATTACATCCCACACCCGTCAGGGCGTCAAGGAGCAGCAGAGCGAAACCGATCAGGTGGCCACGGCCATCAACCAGATGACGGCCAGCGTACAGGAAGTGGCACAGAGCACCGTTTCCGCCGCCGAGGCGGCCAGCAATGCCGACAGCGAGGTCGGCAACGGCCAGCAGGTGGTGCGCGAGACGGTCCAGGCCATCAACGCGCTGGCCGCCGATGTCCGCCAGGGCGCGACGGTCATCGCCAAGCTGGACTCCGACAGCGAAACCATCGGCACCGTGCTGGACGTGATCCGCGGCATTGCCGAACAGACCAATCTGCTGGCGCTCAATGCCGCCATCGAGGCCGCGCGGGCCGGCGAGCAGGGGCGCGGTTTTGCCGTGGTGGCCGACGAGGTGCGGACCCTGGCCCAGCGTACCCAGGAATCCACCGAGGAGATCCAGGCCATGATCGAGCGTCTGCAGGGCGGCGCGCGTGAAGCGGTGGAGGTCATGGAGCGCAGCCGCAGCCAGGCCGAATCCAGCGTCGAGCAGGCCTCGCGGGCCGATCAGTCACTGCAGTCGATCCAGGCCGCGGTGGCCACCATCCACAACATGAGCACCCAGATCGCCAGCGCTGCCGAGGAACAGGGCGCGGTGGCCGAGGAGATCAACTGCAACATCAGCAACATCACCGAGGTGGTCGGTCGTACCGCCGATGAGGCCGAGCAGATTGCCGCTTCGAGTCAGGATCTGAATACGCTGTCGGGTGAACTGCAGGCCGTGGTGGGCAGATTCCGGATCTGACGTTGCGAGAGCCCGCATGCCCGGATCCGGCAGGCCCAGCCGCCGCAGGAACTACTCGCGAACCGGGAATTTCTGCAGCTTGCGCTGCAGGGTGCGACGGTGCATGCCCAGGGCGCGGGCGGTAGCGGAGATGTTGTAATCGTGCTCGTGCAGCACACGTTGTATGTATTCCCATTCAAGGCGGCGTGGTGGCAGCGGCGTGATTGCAGGCATCACAGCGGAGTCGCCTTCGCGCTGAGCGAACGCTGCGATCAGATCGTCAGGGTCGGTGGGTTTGGTCAGATATTGTATGGCTCCCAATTTGATGGCTTCGACAGCCGTCGCGATACTTGCATAGCCGGTAAGTACCACGATCCGCATCTGCGGGTCGTGGCGACACAGTTTCTCGACCACAGGCAGCCCCGAAAATTCGCCGAGTCGCAGGTCAACGACTGCGTATGTCGGCGCGAGTTTCTTTACAAGCCGCAGTGCGTCTTGCGGTGTGTGCGCACAACCCACTTCGAAGCCGTTCCGTTCCAGGGCCCGTCCCAGGGCCACGCAGAAGGCCTCGTCGTCATCGATCAGCGCAAGTCGCTCCCGCCCCATGTTCGGTTCCTCGGCTAGACGCTGCTGTCGTTCAGCTGCAGACAGGGGAGTTGAATGCGAGTGCATAATCCGCCGCCATCACGGTTGAACAGGGTGACATAGCCTCCGAGTCTGCTGATGACGGCATGGGCCAGGAACAAACCGAGTCCCATGCCTTCGGGTTTGGTGGTGAACGGCTCCTTGCCGACACGTTGCTTCGCCTCGGAAGTGAGGCCGGCTCCCCGGTCGAGAATCTCCATGATGAGTTCATCCTGATCTATGTGCGCCCGCCATTCCACCTGATCGGGTGATGCCTGTGCAGCGTTGTCGAGGATGTTGATCAGTGCCTGGTTCAGCATACGGTCGACCATAATCGGGGCAGTGCGGCACTGGTCCTCCCAGTGGGTGTGGACGAAGGTGTCCGGTTGTGATCGCTTCCATTCCCGGAGCAGTTGCTGCAGGAACAGGTCGGCCCGCATCGGACCGCCGCCTGCAAGACGTATCTCTCCGGCCGATGCGGAAAGGGTCGATAGTGCGGCCTTGCAACGCTCAACCTGAGTGCCCAGTGTCGCGAGTCTCTGGCGTATCTGGGGGCAGGCGTCGGTGCAATCCTCCTGTAGGTCAGCCGTAATGAGCGACACGGTGGCGAGGGGTGTGCTCAGTTCGTGTGCAGTCGTGGCCGCCAGCATGCCTCTGGCGACCATCTGCTCGTCGCGTAGCGCCTGTTCTCGTGCACATGCAAGGTCGTCAGCCTGCTGGCGCATTGTCTTGCCCATGCCGACAACGAAGTAGGCGATTAGTCCGGAACTCAGCACAAACCCCAGCCACATCCCGAGGACATGCATGTCGAATGAGCTCGAGCCCCCGTGTGCATGTGTCAGGTCAACATGGTAACGCATGAGAAATGTGTAGCAAATCACGGTTGCGCCGGCCAGGGCCCAGGTATAGCGGCCGGGGAGCAGGGTCGCCGAGATGGTCAGCGGCAGCAGGAACAACAGGACAAACGGATTACTGGCGCCGCCGGAAAAGTAGAGCAGGGCGCTCAGCGCGATCACATCCACCAGCAGGTGACTGAAGAAATCCGGTTGTATCCGATGCCACTGTCGCTGCAGTGCATACCAGGCCAGGAAATTGAACAGGGTAAGTGCGGCGATGATTGTACTGATGGGGAGAATCGGCAGCCGGATGTCGAGGAGTTCGACCGCGATGATCACAGCGGTGACCTGTCCGGTGATGGCGATGGTGCGCAGAGTGAATAAGCGTTTGAGGTTCGCTGTCTGCGAGACCATGCCGGTTGGTTGTGTGTTGTCTGGCCTCATTGTGTGCCTGCGTGTTACCCGTTGACCCGGAAGCCGCGGCGCATGCGTTGGCACCGATTATGGGTGTCCGTTACTGCTACCTGCGATATGATCCATGTAACCGCCAAACAATACAACTTCCCTTAAGACCATGCTGGTTGAACCACGGTCCGTTCCCAGGCGGATCGATCAGCCGTCGCTGGCCTGCGTGTTTGTCGCTTCCTGACTGACGTAATCGTGCATGGACTGCGACACTATGTCGCATAGGCAGGCGGTCGGTTTTGAGTTAGATTTTTCACCGCAGGCATAAATCCAATCGGAACAACAGCTTTGTTCCATTCCGGAGCGGGTTTGTGTTTGTACGTTCCTTACTGAAACTGAGTTGACAGGGGCCGCGTTTGCAGGAGTGCCTGTCGGCATAAGGGATGGATCTGAGGTTGGTAACTCTATCACTACGACCAAGGTGAAAAGCATGTTTACTGGGAAGTCATTCATGACAACGCCGACCGCAATCCTCGTCTTGACGGTTGTCATGACCGGCTTGTGCGCGGCGCAGGAAGTCGAATATCTACCGGAGATGACGATTAGCGGAGACTGGCAGACGATGCCGGCCAATATGCCGAGCCCGACGATCGGTGTCACCGCCAGAGAAATGGAAGAATTCAATGTCGTCGATACCGAAGACGCCTTGAAGTACGCGCCCAATATGGTTGTGCGTAAGCGCTACATCGGCGATCGCAATTCGATCATTTCCGTGCGCGGCACCAACACTCGACAATCGGCGCGCAGTCTGGTGATGGCGGACGGTTTACTGTTAAGTAATTTCCTGGGTTCCGATTTCGGATTCCCGCCCCGCTGGTCAATGGTCAACCCGCAGGAGATAGAGCGGGTGGATGTGATTTACGGACCCTATTCGGCGTTATATTCCGGTAATTCGCTCGGTTCTACAGTATTGATCACGACCCGGATGCCCACCTCCTTCACCGCCGATGCCAGGTTTCAGGCCTTCCGCCAGGAATTCGATCTCTATTCGACCGATGCCTCCTACGGTGGTCACCGGTTCAACGGCTTGGTCGGCGACCGGGCAGGCCGGTTTTCCTATCTGTTTACGCTCGACCGGCTGGACAATGAAAGCCACCCCATGAGTTTTGCCAGCCTGTACCCTTCCACCACGCCCGCAACCGGCAGCGAGACGGTTGTCACCGGGGCAGTGCCGGACCGAGACCAGAGGAACGCGGATCGCCTGATCATCGGCTACAACAGCGAGGGAGTGGACCATACGGTCCAGGATCAACTCAAGGCGAAGTTTGCCTATGACTTCACCTCCAGCCTGCAGGGTATGCTCACTATCGGTTACTGGCAGCAGGACCGTGACAGTTCCACTGCCACCTATCTGCGGGATGCCGGCGGTAATCCTGTCTTCAGCGGGCCGATCAGCATCTCGGGTCTGCGTTACGATGTCCCTGCCGGCACCTTCGCTCCGAGTAACGGCGAGGACGCGCGCTGGTTGTATGGCGCCTCGCTCAAGACCAGAAATGTCGAGGGCTGGAACTTTGAGGCGACGGCGTCTCTGTACGAGGTGACCGAGGACATCACCCGCCGCTCGTCCAGCGCCGGCGCGGGTGCCGGCACGGTGGAATACGGCGACGATACCGGTTGGCGTACCCTGGATCTGCGGACGGATTATCGGCCGGCCGAACTCGTGGGTGGGCATTGGGTGAGCTTTGGTTATCACTATGACAGATACGCACTCGAAAACGTTGTCTACGATGCCGTGGACTGGCGGGCTGAGTCACTGGCCGGCATCAACAGCCGTTTCGCCGGACGTACCGAGACTCAGGCGGTCTATGCGCAGGACGCCTGGCAGATGAACGACTACTGGAAACTGGTGCTGGGTGCGCGCTACGAGCGCTGGCAGGCCTTCGACGGCAGGCGTGGCACGACCAATGCAAACATAAGTTACCCTGAACGCGAACAAAGCGAGTGGTCCCCCAAAGCCTCAGTGGAATACGCTCCCGATTCGCCTTGGCTGGTCCGGCTGTCGTTGGCCAGGGCGTATCGTTTCCCGACCGTAAGTGAGTTGTTCCAGGGGCGTGTCGTCGGTACGACGCTGGTCAACAATGATCCGGATCTCAAGCCCGAGGAGGCCTTTTCCAAGGATCTTACCTTCGAGCGCTTCTTCACCACCGGGGTGTTGCGACTGTCCCTGTACGAAGAGGATGTGCGTGATGTCATCATGAGTCAGACCAATACCACGGTATTCCCCAATGTGACCAACATCCAGAACATCGACCGGGTGCGTACTCGTGGAATCGAGCTTGCCTGGCAGGGCGAGAATACCTTCATTCACGGTCTCGACCTCAACGCCAGTGTCGCCTATAACCATTCCGAAACCCTGGAAAATGACAATAACCCTGATACCGAGGGTAAGAACTTCTACCGCATCCCGCGCGTGCGTGCTGATCTTCTGGCGACGTATCACCAGACGCCGAAGCTGTCCTATACTGCCGCGGTGCGTCACTCAGGACGGCAGTACAACACTCTCGACAACTCCGATACCAATACCAGCACGTTCGGCGCCACCAGCAACTTCACCGTTTTCGATGCCAAGCTGCGCTACGCTGTCAATCGGCAACTGCAGCTGGGGATCGGCATCGAGAATTTGACCGATGAACGCTACTTCGTCTATCACCCTTACCCGGGACGGACGCTTTTCGCCGAGCTCAAATTGTCGTTGAACTGACCACTTCGCTACAGGAATTGTGCCTATGACATTGCATCTATACATCAAACGCGGTCTCTGGCTCTGTATGGCAATGCTGGCCGTGGTCATACCCTCCTATGCCGCCTCGCCGCAGATCAGTGTGGCCTCTGCCGCCTTCGATTCCGAGGGCGTTCTCTGGGTGATCTCACCGCGCGATGGCCACATCTGGCTGCGCCGCTCACGCGATTTCGGCAGCAGCTTCACCCCGGCGGTTCGTCTCACCCCCGAACCGGAGGCCATCGTCGCAGACGGCGAGAACAAGCCGAAGCTTCGTGTTACCGAGGATGGCGGGGTGTATGTGTCCTACACGCGGGCGCGGGATAAACCCTATACCGGTGACATTCGTCTGATCCGCTCCCATGACGGCGGCCTTGATTTTGAGCCTCCGGTCACTGTCAATGATAACCGCGATCAGATCAGCCATCGTTTCGATGCGCTGCAGGCGGCAGGCGACGGACGACTCTGGCTGGCCTGGCTGGACAAGCGCGATCGGGCGGCAGCACAGCAACGGGGTGAGCATTACGCCGGGGCGGCGCTGTATGCGGCGGCCTCCAGTAACGGTGGGGCGAGCATCCAGCCCAATGTCAAGCTGGCCGATCACACCTGTGAATGCTGCCGTGTGGCCATGGCGCTGGATACCGATGACACCCCGGTGGTGTTCTGGCGTCATATCTTCGGCCGTAATACGCGCGATCACGCCATGCTCAGGTTGGATGGGAAATCGGAGCCGGTTCGGATTGGGTCCGAGGGTTGGGAGATCGACGCCTGCCCGCATCACGGCCCGGCGCTGGCGATCGGGCCGGACGGGCTGTACCACTTCGCCTGGTATACGCAGGCGCAGGGCCAGGCCACGCTGCATTACCTGCGCAGCCGGGACCGTGGCGAAAATTTTTCCGCAGCTATGCAGTTCGGCGATGCCCGGGCGCAGCCGGGGCACCCGGACGTGATCAGTCTCGGTGACCGGGTGGTTCTGGTGTGGAAGGAGTTCGACGGCATGCGCAGCGCCGTCATGACGCGGGTCTCAACCGACGCCGGGCGCAGCTGGGGCCCGTCCCGGCCGGTGGCGTACAGCCAGGGGCCTTCCGACCATCCCGTGCTGCTGGCCTACCGGGAGCGGGTATTCCTGTCCTGGGCGTCGCTGGAGGAGGGCTATCGCCTGTTCGAAATCGACTTTGAGGGGGTGTGACCATGCGATACCGTGTTCGGCATTATTCGCTGATGGCCTGCCTGCTGGGTTGGGTCGGGCTTGCCCTTGCCGCGCCCGCGCCCAGGCCATTCGTGGCAGGGACGATGGGGCAATTGCTCACGGCTGAGCCCGATCGCGCGCGGGTCATCGTTTTCTGGTCGCTGGAATGCAGTTACTGCCAGGAGGAGTTGCAGTGGCTGGCCGGCCGCGATGGTAGCGAGGCTGAGGTGGTGCTGGTGGCCACCGACCCGGTTACCTCGGCTGAAGCGGTTTCCACGCGTCTGCGCAAATACGGCTTCGAGCCGGCGCGTCACTGGATTTTTGCCGAAGCCTTTGTCGAGCGCTTGCGCTATGACGTGGATCCGGGCTGGGGCGGCGAACTGCCCCGCACATATCTGGTGGCCGCGGGGGAGGAACCGATCGGCGTCAGCGGTCGACTCGATCGCGAGCGTTTCGATGCCTGGCTGCAGTCGGTG
This sequence is a window from Thiohalobacter thiocyanaticus. Protein-coding genes within it:
- a CDS encoding sialidase family protein; protein product: MAMLAVVIPSYAASPQISVASAAFDSEGVLWVISPRDGHIWLRRSRDFGSSFTPAVRLTPEPEAIVADGENKPKLRVTEDGGVYVSYTRARDKPYTGDIRLIRSHDGGLDFEPPVTVNDNRDQISHRFDALQAAGDGRLWLAWLDKRDRAAAQQRGEHYAGAALYAAASSNGGASIQPNVKLADHTCECCRVAMALDTDDTPVVFWRHIFGRNTRDHAMLRLDGKSEPVRIGSEGWEIDACPHHGPALAIGPDGLYHFAWYTQAQGQATLHYLRSRDRGENFSAAMQFGDARAQPGHPDVISLGDRVVLVWKEFDGMRSAVMTRVSTDAGRSWGPSRPVAYSQGPSDHPVLLAYRERVFLSWASLEEGYRLFEIDFEGV
- a CDS encoding TonB-dependent receptor, with the translated sequence MTTPTAILVLTVVMTGLCAAQEVEYLPEMTISGDWQTMPANMPSPTIGVTAREMEEFNVVDTEDALKYAPNMVVRKRYIGDRNSIISVRGTNTRQSARSLVMADGLLLSNFLGSDFGFPPRWSMVNPQEIERVDVIYGPYSALYSGNSLGSTVLITTRMPTSFTADARFQAFRQEFDLYSTDASYGGHRFNGLVGDRAGRFSYLFTLDRLDNESHPMSFASLYPSTTPATGSETVVTGAVPDRDQRNADRLIIGYNSEGVDHTVQDQLKAKFAYDFTSSLQGMLTIGYWQQDRDSSTATYLRDAGGNPVFSGPISISGLRYDVPAGTFAPSNGEDARWLYGASLKTRNVEGWNFEATASLYEVTEDITRRSSSAGAGAGTVEYGDDTGWRTLDLRTDYRPAELVGGHWVSFGYHYDRYALENVVYDAVDWRAESLAGINSRFAGRTETQAVYAQDAWQMNDYWKLVLGARYERWQAFDGRRGTTNANISYPEREQSEWSPKASVEYAPDSPWLVRLSLARAYRFPTVSELFQGRVVGTTLVNNDPDLKPEEAFSKDLTFERFFTTGVLRLSLYEEDVRDVIMSQTNTTVFPNVTNIQNIDRVRTRGIELAWQGENTFIHGLDLNASVAYNHSETLENDNNPDTEGKNFYRIPRVRADLLATYHQTPKLSYTAAVRHSGRQYNTLDNSDTNTSTFGATSNFTVFDAKLRYAVNRQLQLGIGIENLTDERYFVYHPYPGRTLFAELKLSLN